The Streptomyces sp. NBC_01353 genome contains a region encoding:
- a CDS encoding SRPBCC family protein yields MARNRRLILSTPSEVWRLLSDGHRYGEWVTGTQQVLAADPHWPDVGARLKVRVGGGPFTLDDTVVVRICDPERRLELEAKAEPFGAARISMALLPWGEHTLFTLDWHPLRGPGIRMHGLPVDYIVAVRNGMMLTKLARIAVQEHAENSVRAV; encoded by the coding sequence GTGGCCCGGAACCGCCGCCTGATCCTGAGCACACCGTCGGAGGTCTGGCGTCTGCTGTCCGACGGCCATCGTTACGGGGAGTGGGTCACGGGAACCCAGCAGGTCCTGGCGGCGGACCCGCACTGGCCGGACGTGGGCGCCCGTCTGAAGGTCCGGGTCGGCGGCGGCCCCTTCACCCTCGACGACACGGTCGTCGTTCGTATCTGCGATCCGGAACGGCGCCTGGAGCTGGAGGCGAAGGCGGAGCCCTTCGGCGCGGCCCGCATCTCCATGGCCTTGCTCCCCTGGGGTGAGCACACCCTTTTCACCCTCGACTGGCATCCCCTCCGGGGCCCGGGAATCCGGATGCACGGGCTCCCCGTGGACTACATCGTCGCCGTCCGCAACGGCATGATGCTGACGAAACTGGCGAGGATCGCGGTGCAGGAGCACGCCGAGAACTCGGTCCGGGCCGTCTGA
- a CDS encoding MFS transporter yields MARRGGSAEGPAAGARLVLLTLAAGQFLMALDSSVMNVSIATVADDVGTTVTGIQGAITAYTLVMAMFMIPGGKVGALIGRKRAFMIGCVVYGCGSLTTALAPNLPVLLFGWSFLEGIGAALIMPAIVALVAGNFATERRAAAYGIVAAAGAVAIALGPLIGGVATTYFSWRWVFAGEVLVVLVILVFARRIADAVGEERSRIDLVGAALSALGLGIFVYGVLRSDEWGWFRPKPDAPSWLGVSMVVWMMLAGLLLVWLFLRWEARLVRVGRQPLIDPAMLRNKQLTGGLTMFFFQYLVQMGVFFVVPLYLSVALGLSALATGARILPLSLTLLAAAVLIPRFLPDISPRRVVRVGVLALLAGAVALMAALDADAGAEIVTVPLLLIGLGMGALASQLGSVTVSAVPDSKSAEVGGIQNAVTNLGASIGTALAGSLLIAALTSSFLASVEQNAAIPAEVKNQAAVELQSGVPFLSDAQLKTALDEAGTSPEVTQVALDANAAARLDGLQAALAILAMSSALALFFTSRIPSTQPGSPQP; encoded by the coding sequence ATGGCACGCAGGGGAGGCAGCGCGGAAGGTCCGGCGGCGGGGGCGCGACTGGTTCTGCTGACTCTTGCGGCCGGTCAGTTCCTGATGGCGCTCGACAGCTCGGTCATGAACGTCTCGATCGCGACGGTGGCCGACGACGTGGGGACCACGGTCACCGGGATCCAGGGCGCCATCACGGCGTACACGCTGGTGATGGCGATGTTCATGATCCCCGGGGGCAAGGTCGGGGCGCTGATCGGCCGTAAGCGCGCCTTCATGATCGGTTGTGTCGTCTACGGCTGTGGGTCCCTCACCACGGCGCTGGCACCGAACCTTCCCGTGCTGCTGTTCGGCTGGTCGTTCCTGGAGGGGATCGGGGCGGCGCTCATCATGCCCGCGATCGTGGCCCTGGTGGCCGGCAATTTCGCCACGGAGCGTCGGGCAGCGGCGTACGGCATCGTGGCGGCCGCCGGGGCGGTGGCCATCGCTCTGGGACCACTCATCGGCGGTGTCGCTACGACGTACTTCTCCTGGCGCTGGGTCTTCGCCGGTGAGGTCCTGGTGGTGCTCGTCATCCTGGTGTTCGCCCGCCGTATCGCGGACGCCGTGGGCGAGGAGCGCTCTCGGATCGACCTTGTCGGCGCCGCCCTGTCCGCGCTCGGGCTGGGGATCTTCGTCTACGGTGTGCTCCGCTCGGACGAATGGGGCTGGTTCCGGCCGAAGCCCGACGCACCCTCGTGGCTCGGTGTGTCGATGGTCGTGTGGATGATGCTGGCGGGCCTGCTGCTGGTGTGGCTGTTCCTCCGCTGGGAGGCCCGGCTCGTGCGCGTCGGCCGGCAGCCGCTCATCGACCCGGCGATGCTGCGGAACAAGCAGCTCACCGGCGGTCTGACGATGTTCTTCTTCCAGTACCTCGTACAGATGGGCGTGTTCTTCGTCGTACCCCTCTATCTGTCCGTCGCCCTGGGCCTGTCCGCGCTCGCGACCGGGGCGCGCATCCTGCCGCTCTCGCTGACGCTGCTGGCGGCGGCCGTCCTGATCCCGCGCTTCCTCCCGGACATCTCGCCGCGGCGGGTGGTGCGGGTCGGGGTGCTCGCGCTGCTCGCGGGCGCGGTCGCCCTGATGGCCGCGCTCGACGCCGACGCCGGCGCGGAGATCGTGACCGTCCCCCTCCTGCTGATCGGGCTCGGCATGGGCGCGCTCGCCTCGCAGCTGGGTTCGGTCACCGTGTCCGCCGTTCCGGACAGCAAGAGCGCGGAGGTCGGCGGCATCCAGAACGCCGTCACCAACCTCGGCGCCTCGATCGGTACGGCACTGGCCGGGTCGCTTCTGATCGCCGCGCTGACGTCGTCGTTCCTGGCCAGCGTCGAGCAGAACGCGGCGATTCCGGCCGAGGTCAAGAACCAGGCAGCCGTCGAACTCCAGAGCGGCGTGCCGTTCCTCTCGGACGCCCAGCTCAAGACGGCTCTCGACGAGGCGGGCACCAGCCCCGAGGTGACTCAGGTCGCTCTGGACGCGAACGCCGCCGCCCGTCTGGACGGCCTGCAGGCCGCCCTCGCCATCCTTGCCATGTCCTCGGCCCTCGCGCTGTTCTTCACCTCGCGCATCCCCTCCACGCAGCCCGGCTCGCCGCAGCCCTGA
- a CDS encoding phosphatidate cytidylyltransferase — MNDSSWGAPAGSGYWGPDQGPAPAGPAYDGLQAAQTRPMPIVPDVPAGDHQDDHDRGAAQPSGPPFRDETPNEHPQEPMSSPSQPAPAAPQKKSAGRDLGAAIGVGVGLGAVIIASLFIWKAAFVGVIAIAVVVGLWELTSRLQERKGIKAPLVPLAVGGAAMVVAGYVRGVEGAWVAMALTALAVLVWRMTEPPEGYLKDVTAGVFAAFYVPFLATFVALMLTADDGPERVLTFLVLTVVSDTGAYAIGWRFGKHKLAPRISPGKTREGLLGAVTFAMAAGALCMEFLIDGGSWWQGLLLGLAVAASATLGDLGESMIKRDLGIKDMGTLLPGHGGIMDRLDSLLPTAPVVWLLFVLFVGTA, encoded by the coding sequence ATGAACGACTCTTCCTGGGGGGCCCCGGCCGGTTCCGGCTACTGGGGGCCCGACCAGGGGCCTGCCCCGGCGGGTCCCGCATACGATGGGCTGCAGGCGGCGCAGACTCGGCCCATGCCCATCGTGCCCGACGTCCCCGCCGGCGATCACCAGGACGACCACGACCGGGGGGCCGCTCAGCCGAGCGGTCCCCCGTTCCGTGACGAGACGCCGAACGAGCACCCGCAGGAGCCCATGTCCAGCCCGTCCCAGCCCGCTCCCGCGGCTCCGCAGAAGAAGAGCGCGGGGCGCGACCTGGGCGCGGCCATAGGGGTCGGCGTCGGACTCGGCGCCGTGATCATCGCGTCGCTTTTCATCTGGAAGGCCGCGTTCGTCGGCGTGATAGCGATCGCCGTCGTGGTCGGACTGTGGGAGCTCACCTCCCGTCTGCAGGAGCGCAAGGGCATCAAGGCTCCGCTCGTCCCGCTCGCCGTCGGCGGTGCGGCGATGGTGGTGGCCGGGTACGTCCGGGGAGTGGAGGGGGCCTGGGTCGCCATGGCCCTGACCGCCCTCGCGGTGCTGGTGTGGCGGATGACGGAGCCGCCCGAGGGTTATCTGAAGGACGTCACGGCGGGCGTGTTCGCGGCGTTCTACGTGCCGTTCCTGGCGACGTTCGTGGCGTTGATGCTCACGGCCGACGACGGGCCGGAGCGGGTGCTCACGTTCCTGGTGCTGACCGTGGTCAGTGACACCGGTGCGTATGCGATCGGCTGGCGTTTCGGCAAGCACAAGCTGGCTCCGCGGATCAGCCCCGGGAAGACCCGTGAGGGTCTGCTCGGTGCGGTGACGTTCGCGATGGCGGCGGGCGCGCTGTGCATGGAGTTCCTGATCGACGGCGGCTCGTGGTGGCAGGGTCTGCTGCTGGGCCTTGCGGTGGCGGCGAGTGCGACGCTCGGCGACCTCGGCGAGTCGATGATCAAGCGTGACCTGGGCATCAAGGACATGGGCACGCTGCTGCCGGGCCACGGCGGCATCATGGACCGGTTGGACTCCTTGCTGCCGACCGCTCCGGTGGTGTGGCTGCTGTTCGTGCTGTTCGTCGGCACGGCCTGA
- the frr gene encoding ribosome recycling factor yields the protein MIEETLLEAEEKMEKAVVVAKEDFAAIRTGRAHPAMFNKIVADYYGAITPINQLASFSVPEPRMAVVTPFDKSALRNIEQAIRDSDLGVNPSNDGNIIRVVFPELTEERRREYIKVAKGKAEDSKISIRSVRRKAKETIDKLVKDGEVGEDEGRRGEKELDDTTAKYVAQVDELLKHKEAELLEV from the coding sequence GTGATCGAAGAGACCCTCCTCGAGGCCGAGGAGAAGATGGAGAAGGCCGTCGTGGTCGCCAAGGAGGACTTCGCCGCGATCCGCACCGGCCGTGCGCACCCGGCGATGTTCAACAAGATCGTGGCCGACTACTACGGTGCCATCACGCCGATCAATCAGCTGGCGTCGTTCTCGGTGCCCGAGCCGCGCATGGCCGTGGTGACCCCGTTCGACAAGAGCGCGCTGCGCAACATCGAGCAGGCGATCCGTGACTCGGACCTCGGCGTCAACCCGAGCAACGACGGCAACATCATCCGTGTGGTGTTCCCGGAGCTCACCGAGGAGCGCCGCCGCGAGTACATCAAGGTCGCCAAGGGCAAGGCCGAGGACTCGAAGATCTCCATCCGTTCCGTGCGCCGCAAGGCGAAGGAGACCATCGACAAGCTGGTCAAGGACGGCGAGGTCGGCGAGGACGAGGGTCGCCGCGGCGAGAAGGAGCTCGACGACACCACCGCGAAGTACGTGGCGCAGGTGGACGAGCTGCTCAAGCACAAGGAAGCCGAGCTGCTCGAGGTCTGA
- the pyrH gene encoding UMP kinase — protein MNQSAAQGDDIHGKKAGRFMLKLSGEAFAGGGALGVDPDVVHKIAREIAAVVRDGAEIAVVIGGGNFFRGAELQVRGMDRARSDYMGMLGTVMNCLALQDFLEKEGIDSRVQTAITMGQVAEPYIPLRAVRHLEKGRVVIFGAGMGMPYFSTDTTAAQRALEIDAEALLMGKNGVDGVYDSDPKTNPDAVKFDALEYGEVLSRDLKVADATAITLCRDNNLPILVFELLAEGNIARAVKGEKIGTLVSDQGTRA, from the coding sequence ATGAACCAGTCCGCCGCACAGGGCGACGACATCCACGGCAAAAAGGCCGGCCGCTTCATGCTGAAGCTGTCCGGCGAGGCATTCGCCGGCGGCGGCGCGCTCGGCGTCGACCCCGACGTCGTGCACAAAATCGCGCGCGAGATCGCCGCAGTCGTCCGCGACGGAGCGGAGATCGCGGTCGTGATCGGCGGCGGCAACTTCTTCCGCGGCGCCGAGCTGCAGGTGCGCGGCATGGACCGGGCGCGCTCCGACTACATGGGAATGCTCGGCACCGTCATGAACTGCCTCGCCCTCCAGGACTTCCTGGAGAAGGAAGGCATCGACTCCCGCGTCCAGACCGCCATCACCATGGGCCAGGTCGCGGAGCCGTACATCCCGCTGCGTGCCGTGCGCCACCTGGAGAAGGGCCGTGTGGTCATCTTCGGTGCCGGTATGGGAATGCCGTACTTCTCCACCGACACCACGGCCGCCCAGCGTGCCCTGGAGATCGACGCCGAGGCCCTGCTCATGGGCAAGAACGGCGTGGACGGGGTCTACGACTCCGACCCGAAGACCAACCCCGACGCGGTCAAGTTCGACGCGCTGGAGTACGGCGAGGTGCTCTCCCGCGACCTGAAGGTCGCGGACGCCACCGCCATCACGCTGTGCCGCGACAACAACCTCCCGATCCTCGTCTTCGAACTGCTCGCGGAGGGCAATATCGCGCGCGCGGTGAAGGGTGAGAAGATCGGCACTCTCGTGAGCGACCAGGGCACCCGGGCCTGA
- the tsf gene encoding translation elongation factor Ts translates to MANYTAADVKKLRELTGAGMMDCKKALDEADGNVDKAVEALRIKGQKGVAKREGRSAENGAVVSLIADDNTSGVLVELKCETDFVAKGDKFQAVAAALAAHVAATAPADLEALLASEIEPGKTVQAYVDEANANLGEKIVLDRFAQYADGFVSAYMHRTMPDLPPQIGVLVEFDKENAEIAKGVAQHIAAFAPKYLTREEVPAEVVETERRVAEETTRAEGKPEAALPKIVEGRVNGFFKDATLLGQPYALDNKKSVQQILDEAGVTLKRFTRIKVGI, encoded by the coding sequence ATGGCGAACTACACCGCCGCTGACGTCAAGAAGCTCCGTGAGCTCACCGGCGCCGGCATGATGGACTGCAAGAAGGCTCTGGACGAGGCCGACGGCAACGTCGACAAGGCCGTCGAGGCCCTGCGCATCAAGGGCCAGAAGGGCGTCGCCAAGCGCGAGGGCCGCTCTGCCGAGAACGGCGCCGTCGTCTCCCTCATCGCCGACGACAACACCTCCGGTGTCCTCGTCGAGCTGAAGTGCGAGACGGACTTCGTCGCCAAGGGTGACAAGTTCCAGGCCGTCGCCGCCGCGCTCGCCGCCCACGTCGCCGCCACCGCTCCGGCCGACCTGGAGGCGCTGCTCGCCTCCGAGATCGAGCCCGGCAAGACGGTTCAGGCGTACGTCGACGAGGCCAACGCCAACCTGGGCGAGAAGATCGTTCTCGACCGCTTCGCGCAGTACGCCGACGGCTTCGTCTCGGCCTACATGCACCGCACCATGCCCGACCTGCCCCCGCAGATCGGTGTTCTTGTCGAGTTCGACAAGGAGAACGCCGAGATCGCCAAGGGTGTCGCGCAGCACATCGCCGCCTTCGCGCCGAAGTACCTCACCCGTGAGGAAGTTCCGGCCGAGGTCGTCGAGACCGAGCGTCGCGTCGCCGAGGAGACCACCCGCGCCGAGGGCAAGCCCGAGGCCGCGCTCCCGAAGATCGTCGAGGGTCGCGTCAACGGCTTCTTCAAGGACGCCACGCTGCTCGGCCAGCCGTACGCGCTGGACAACAAGAAGTCCGTCCAGCAGATCCTGGACGAGGCCGGTGTCACCCTGAAGCGCTTCACGCGCATCAAGGTCGGCATCTGA
- the rpsB gene encoding 30S ribosomal protein S2: MAVVTMRELLESGVHFGHQTRRWNPKMKRFIFTERNGIYIIDLLQSLSYIDRAYEFVKETVAHGGSIMFVGTKKQAQEAIAEQATRVGMPYVNQRWLGGMLTNFSTVYKRLQRLKELEQIDFEDVAASGLTKKELLVLSREKAKLEKTLGGIREMQKVPSAVWIVDTKKEHIAVGEARKLHIPVVAILDTNCDPDEVDYKIPGNDDAIRSVTLLTRVIADAVAEGLIARSGAATGDSKPGEKAAGEPLAEWERDLLEGEKKADEAEVQTSAETEPVADAEAATEAADAVAAEVVEAPAAEAPAAEGEQA; the protein is encoded by the coding sequence ATGGCCGTCGTCACGATGCGGGAGCTGCTGGAGAGCGGCGTCCACTTCGGTCACCAGACCCGTCGCTGGAACCCGAAGATGAAGCGCTTCATCTTCACCGAGCGCAACGGTATCTACATCATCGACCTGCTCCAGTCGCTGTCGTACATCGACCGCGCCTACGAGTTCGTCAAGGAGACCGTCGCCCACGGCGGCTCCATCATGTTCGTCGGTACGAAGAAGCAGGCCCAGGAGGCCATCGCCGAGCAGGCGACGCGTGTCGGCATGCCGTACGTCAACCAGCGTTGGCTCGGTGGCATGCTCACCAACTTCTCCACCGTCTACAAGCGTCTGCAGCGCCTCAAGGAGCTCGAGCAGATCGACTTCGAGGACGTCGCCGCCTCGGGTCTCACCAAGAAGGAGCTCCTGGTCCTCTCCCGCGAGAAGGCCAAGCTGGAGAAGACCCTCGGTGGTATCCGCGAGATGCAGAAGGTGCCGAGCGCCGTCTGGATCGTCGACACCAAGAAGGAGCACATCGCCGTCGGTGAGGCGCGCAAGCTCCACATCCCGGTCGTCGCGATCCTCGACACCAACTGTGACCCCGACGAGGTCGACTACAAGATCCCGGGCAACGACGACGCGATCCGCTCCGTCACCCTGCTCACCCGCGTGATCGCCGACGCTGTCGCCGAGGGCCTCATCGCCCGCTCCGGCGCCGCGACCGGCGACTCGAAGCCGGGCGAGAAGGCCGCGGGCGAGCCGCTCGCCGAGTGGGAGCGCGACCTGCTCGAGGGTGAGAAGAAGGCTGACGAGGCCGAGGTCCAGACCTCTGCCGAGACCGAGCCGGTCGCCGACGCCGAGGCTGCCACCGAGGCTGCCGACGCCGTCGCCGCCGAGGTCGTCGAGGCTCCGGCCGCCGAGGCTCCGGCCGCCGAGGGCGAGCAGGCCTGA
- a CDS encoding M23 family metallopeptidase: MHLTTLLLMATLIWPVGPPRPEIVRGWEPPAGPYGPGHRGLDLAAPPGTPVNAAASGVVTFAGQVAGRGVLTITLPDTGNPPLRTTYEPVTPTVTTGTTVTRGQPVATLTAPPEETPHCPESCLHWGLLRGDTYLNPLLLLRQGPSRLLPVTGVP; this comes from the coding sequence ATGCACCTCACGACACTGCTCCTGATGGCCACCCTGATCTGGCCCGTGGGACCACCACGCCCCGAGATCGTCCGCGGCTGGGAACCACCGGCCGGCCCCTACGGCCCCGGCCACCGCGGCCTCGACCTGGCCGCCCCACCGGGCACCCCGGTGAACGCGGCGGCCTCCGGCGTCGTCACCTTCGCAGGCCAGGTGGCCGGCCGCGGAGTCCTCACGATCACCCTGCCGGACACCGGAAACCCACCCCTGCGCACCACCTACGAACCGGTGACCCCCACAGTCACCACCGGCACCACGGTCACCCGCGGCCAACCGGTCGCCACACTCACCGCACCACCCGAGGAAACCCCCCACTGCCCGGAGTCCTGCCTCCACTGGGGCCTCCTCCGCGGTGACACCTACCTGAACCCACTGCTCCTCCTCCGACAGGGCCCATCGAGGCTGCTGCCGGTGACGGGGGTGCCGTGA
- a CDS encoding helix-turn-helix domain-containing protein, with the protein MAEHRTMQRGALLDAARSLLSEGGTEALTFPALAERTGLARSSVYEYFRSRAAVVEELCAVDFPLWAAEVEAAMAQADTAEGKVEAYVRKQLELVGDRRHRAVVAISASELDDGAREKIRAAHGGLVAMIVEALADLGQAQPRLGAMLLQGVVDAAVRRIELGAAEEPDRIADAAVSMALRGVSG; encoded by the coding sequence GTGGCCGAGCACCGGACGATGCAGCGCGGCGCCCTGCTGGACGCCGCGCGATCCCTGCTGTCCGAGGGTGGTACGGAAGCGCTGACCTTCCCCGCCCTCGCCGAGCGCACGGGCCTCGCCCGCTCCTCGGTGTACGAGTACTTCCGCTCCCGCGCGGCCGTGGTCGAGGAGCTGTGCGCCGTCGACTTCCCCCTCTGGGCGGCCGAGGTCGAGGCGGCGATGGCCCAGGCCGACACGGCCGAGGGCAAGGTCGAGGCGTACGTACGCAAGCAGCTCGAGCTGGTGGGGGACCGGCGCCACCGTGCGGTCGTCGCGATCTCCGCGAGCGAGCTCGACGACGGCGCCCGCGAGAAGATCCGCGCCGCCCACGGCGGTCTCGTCGCCATGATCGTCGAGGCCCTCGCCGACCTCGGCCAGGCACAGCCTCGCCTCGGCGCGATGCTCCTCCAGGGCGTGGTGGACGCGGCTGTACGCCGTATCGAGCTGGGAGCGGCGGAGGAGCCGGACCGGATCGCCGACGCGGCGGTCTCCATGGCCCTCCGAGGCGTCAGCGGCTGA
- the whiG gene encoding RNA polymerase sigma factor WhiG — MPQHTSGPDRAAVPPAARGGAVRPPAPTSLDELWRSYKDTGDERLREQLILHYSPLVKYVAGRVSVGLPSNVEQADFVSSGVFGLIDAIEKFDVERSIKFETYAITRIRGAMIDELRALDWIPRSVRQKARNVERAYATLEAQLRRTPSESEVAAEMGIALEELHAVFSQLSLANVVALEELLHVGGEGGDRLSIMDTLEDTAADNPVEVAEDRELRRLLARAINTLPEREKTVVTLYYYEGLTLAEIGHVLGVTESRVSQIHTKSVLQLRAKLADVGR, encoded by the coding sequence ATGCCCCAGCACACCTCCGGGCCTGACCGCGCTGCGGTGCCCCCAGCAGCCCGGGGAGGCGCCGTGCGACCGCCCGCACCGACATCGCTCGACGAGCTGTGGCGCTCGTACAAGGACACGGGCGACGAGCGGCTGCGGGAACAGCTGATCCTGCACTACTCGCCGCTCGTGAAGTACGTCGCCGGCCGCGTCAGCGTCGGACTGCCCTCCAATGTGGAACAGGCCGACTTCGTCTCCTCCGGAGTCTTCGGGCTGATCGACGCCATCGAGAAGTTCGACGTCGAGCGGTCGATCAAATTCGAGACCTACGCCATCACGCGCATCCGCGGCGCGATGATCGACGAACTCCGCGCCCTGGACTGGATTCCCCGCTCCGTGCGCCAGAAGGCACGCAACGTCGAGCGTGCCTACGCGACCCTCGAGGCCCAGCTGCGACGGACCCCCTCCGAGAGCGAGGTCGCCGCCGAAATGGGCATCGCGCTCGAGGAACTGCACGCCGTTTTCAGCCAGTTGTCCCTGGCGAACGTCGTGGCACTCGAAGAGCTGCTGCACGTCGGCGGCGAGGGCGGCGACCGGCTGTCCATCATGGACACCCTCGAGGACACCGCCGCCGACAACCCCGTCGAGGTCGCCGAGGACCGCGAGCTCAGAAGGCTGCTCGCCCGGGCGATCAACACGCTCCCCGAGCGCGAGAAGACCGTCGTCACGCTGTACTACTACGAGGGCCTCACCCTCGCCGAGATCGGCCACGTCCTCGGCGTCACCGAGAGCCGGGTCAGCCAGATCCACACCAAGTCGGTCCTGCAGCTGCGCGCCAAGCTGGCCGATGTAGGACGCTGA
- the dprA gene encoding DNA-processing protein DprA — protein sequence MTPDEAHTAAETRRATHDEEHDHDREETPHATPDEERLARAALTRIVEPGDEHAGRWLRRYGAAGFLRRLRDPAADDHETHAHTDPTLPPHPSPSAARGSTRPPETGPFPGTGEKRVDGWRRRAAAVEPRRDLDAAERHGGRLVIPGDTEWPRQLDDLGDARPIGLWIRGPADLRTWALRSVAVVGARACTPYGAHTATTLASGLAERGWVVVSGAAFGIDGAAHRGALAAQGATVAVLACGVDIPYPRGHAGLIGRIAEQGLVVGELPPGSHPTPSRFILRNRVIAALTRGTVVVEAEYRSGSLVTARNAHRLGRHTMGIPGPVTSGLSAGVHELLRGEATLVTDAAEVIELVGDMGQLAPARRGPVLPRDLLDPHTTRVLEALPAGRPTPASEIADRAGTTPDDTLARLYELHSLGFVERQGDDWRLTNSHTEGANARRGGT from the coding sequence ATGACCCCGGACGAAGCCCACACCGCGGCAGAAACGCGCCGCGCCACCCACGACGAAGAACACGATCACGACAGGGAAGAAACACCCCACGCCACCCCGGACGAAGAACGCCTCGCCCGCGCCGCCCTCACCCGCATCGTCGAACCCGGCGACGAACACGCCGGCCGCTGGCTCCGCAGATACGGCGCCGCTGGCTTCCTCCGGCGCCTCCGCGACCCCGCAGCGGACGATCACGAAACCCACGCCCACACCGACCCCACGCTCCCGCCCCACCCGAGTCCCTCAGCCGCGCGCGGCTCCACCCGTCCCCCAGAGACCGGACCCTTCCCCGGCACAGGGGAGAAACGGGTCGACGGATGGCGGCGCCGAGCCGCAGCCGTCGAACCACGCCGAGACCTCGACGCCGCCGAACGGCACGGCGGCCGACTCGTCATCCCCGGCGACACCGAATGGCCCCGGCAACTCGACGACCTCGGCGACGCCCGCCCGATCGGACTCTGGATCCGCGGCCCGGCCGACCTGCGGACCTGGGCCCTGAGATCCGTCGCCGTCGTCGGCGCCCGCGCCTGCACCCCCTACGGCGCGCACACGGCCACTACCCTCGCCTCCGGACTCGCCGAACGCGGCTGGGTCGTCGTCTCCGGCGCAGCGTTCGGCATCGACGGCGCCGCCCACAGAGGCGCCCTCGCCGCCCAAGGCGCCACCGTCGCCGTCCTCGCCTGCGGCGTCGACATCCCCTACCCCCGCGGCCACGCCGGACTCATCGGACGCATCGCGGAACAAGGCCTCGTCGTAGGGGAGTTGCCGCCCGGAAGTCACCCCACACCCAGCAGATTCATCCTCCGAAACCGCGTCATCGCCGCACTCACCCGAGGCACCGTCGTCGTCGAGGCCGAGTACCGCAGCGGCTCCCTCGTCACCGCCCGCAACGCCCACCGCCTCGGCCGCCACACCATGGGCATCCCCGGCCCCGTCACCAGCGGCCTCTCCGCGGGAGTCCACGAACTCCTGCGCGGCGAAGCCACCCTCGTCACCGACGCCGCCGAAGTGATCGAACTCGTCGGCGACATGGGTCAACTCGCCCCCGCCCGCCGCGGACCAGTCCTCCCCAGAGACCTCCTCGACCCACACACCACCCGCGTCCTCGAAGCGCTGCCCGCCGGCCGCCCCACACCCGCATCGGAGATCGCCGACCGCGCCGGCACCACCCCGGACGACACCCTCGCCAGGCTGTACGAACTGCACTCCCTCGGGTTCGTCGAACGGCAAGGCGACGACTGGCGGTTGACGAACAGCCACACAGAAGGAGCGAACGCGCGGCGAGGCGGTACTTGA